The Syntrophotalea acetylenivorans genome contains the following window.
ACCGTAACGCGGGAGGGCAGACTTTTTGCGACGCCATCATCCATAACGGTAATATTGATCAAGCCAGCTGCAATAAAGGCTCGTTAAGGGCGGCAATCTGTTCCCGCAGTTCAAGGATGTGATCGCCCCAGTAACGGGGGGTATTGAACCAGGAAAAATGATGAGGAAAAGTCGGATCGTTCCAGCGCCTTGCCAACCAGGCGGAAAAATGCAGGATGCGCAAGGACCGTAAAGCCTCGATCAACCGTAATTCTCGAGGTTGAAAATCGAAAAACTCGTTATAACCCTCCACTAATTCCGCCAACTGGGCATGCTGCCGCGACCGGTCCCCGGAGAGCATCATCCATAGATCCTGAATAGCCGGAGCCATGCGGGCGTCATCAAAATCGACAAAATGGGGTGCATCGTCGCGCCACAGAATATTGCCGCTGTGGCAGTCACCATGGGCACGGATATAGCGCAGGTCCGTTGTGTCGGCGAAGATGGCCTCGATAGCCTGCAGCAGGTCGGCGGTAAGGGCGTCGTAATTGGCCTTGGTTTCCGGAGGCACGAAGTTTTCACTGATCAGGGCGACACTGTCGTGTCCAAAGCTGCGACTATCGAGCCGGGGACGGTGTTGAAAAGGACGAAGAGCTCCGATGCCGTGAATACGCCCCAGAAGACGACCAAGAATCAGCAGATTATCGAGGTTGTCCAGCTCCGGGGCGTGGCCGCCCTGCCGGGGATAGAGGGCAAAGCGGAATGACCCGTGGATAAATAGGCTTTCACCTTGATCGTTCATCAAGGGAGCCACCACCGGCAGTTCATGGTCCATCAATTCAAAACAAAACTGATGTTCCTCAAGAATCTGTTCATCACTCCACCGTTCAGGGCGGTAAAACTTAGCAATTAACGGCGGTCCCTCTTCGAGGCCAACCTGATAGACCCGGTTTTCGTAGCTGTTCAAGGTCAAGGTACGGCAATCACAGACAAAGCCGCAACTTTCCACGGCATCCATGATAAATGACGGAGAAAGAGCCTGAAAAGGATGCTGCTTATCGGTCATGGGAAATATAATCCGTTGTTTCACTGGAAATTAAAGACCACAGACACAAGACCTGTGGCCTTTGGAAAACTACCTTAAAAGGGCTCTGCAGAGCTTCCCCTGTTGCCAGTCCCTACAGCTTTTTGGGTTCAGAAACATATATGACGCGTTCGCAATGATCAATCGGTTCGGCTCAGTACTTGTATGAGATGATAACCGAACTCAGATTTCACCGGTCCGTGAACCGTGCGAAGCTCGCCATTGAAAACCACTTCATCGACTTCAGTAACCAGTTGGCCTGGCTTGACGATTCCCAAATTGCCGCCACGGCGCCCGGTGGGACACTTGGAATGCTTAGTGGCGCAAGCCGCAAAATCCTCGCCGGCTTCAATCTTGGCCTTCAATTCGATGCAGGCTTCTTCGGTAGCGACCATAATATGACGGGCATGAGCGTTTGACATGTAGTTTCTCCCTGGTTATTTGTTTAGCGACCTTGCCATACTTTAAACCGAGATTCGAAAGCCATTTACCGCAGAGATCGCCGAGGTCGCAAAGATAGTCAAAAAACGATGTAAGGAACTTTCTCAGCGTTCTCTGCGTTCTTGAATGAGCTTAGCGAACGGGCGGTAAATAGAACTTTCGGGTTATCGGCTCTTTGCTCCAAGATCTGCGGCATACCGCCGCAGATAAGCATCCACCTGTTTTTTACTGACCTTGCTCAGCCCCTGAAGTATCATAAAGGGCACAGAACCACAGCCATAAGTCGAAGCTATATCATACCCCATTTGCCGCCACAGATGGGCAGTCATTTCTGCATCGGCCAGTGCTCGGTGAAATGTACCCTTGTGCGGCAAATCATGATAATGAACCAGGGTTTGCAATTTGTGGTTGGGCGCTTCAGGGTAGAGGCGTCTGGCCACCAGCAGGGAGCAGGCCATCTCCTGTCGACGCCTTAAGCCGATCAGGGCCAGCTCGGCATCGAGAAACCGGCGATCAAAAGCGGCATTATGCGCCACCAGGGGCGAGTCACCGATAAAATGGAAAAATTGGGACATAATCTCCGCCGCCGGTGGGGCCTCCTGTACCATGGCATTGCTTATGCCGGTCAAATCCTCAATGAAAGAGTTGATAAAACGCCCGGGATTCATCAGGCTTTGAAAGCGATCGACGATGCGGTCGCCAACTAATCGCACCGCACCGATCTCAATGGCCCGGTCGCCTTGTTCCGGAGACATGCCGCTCGTTTCAAAGTCAAAGACCACAACACCGCCGTCGCTTTGATGTAAATTTTCTTCGCCCACTTTGGTTCCCTTTGATACATTCGCAAAAACATACAGGATGGCTAAGCAAAAATTTTGCCCTGGAAGGCTTGGTATTTTTTCACGGCTAAAGGCATGCCTCAATCCTGAAAAAACGCCGTAACGCCGTAGGGCAAACTTTTTGCGACGCCATCAAAGCTTGACAGCATGACCTGTTTTCCCTTTAACTGCCACTGTCATCTTGTCCTTCAAACCGCCTCACAAGGAATAGTTTTTTTGCCTACTGACTCCACGATTATCAATTCCCCTCTGCCTTGGCGGTCCAACACCAAACCTTTAATGCTGGCCCCGATGCAGGGCCTCAGCAACCGCGGCCTGCGCAGCCTTTTTATCGAATGGGTGCGTCCCGATGTGGTGTTCAGCGAATTCATTCGCGTGGCAGGGGGCAAGCGTCGAAACCTGCGCCCGACTCAGATTCAGGACCTTGCTCCACATCGGCGTGGCGTCCCCTTGATCGCTCAGTTGATCGGCCACCAGCCGGACCTGCTGGCTGAGGCGGCCCAAGCCCTGCAGGATTCCGGCGTCGGACACATCAATCTGAACCTGGGATGTCCTTTTGGCCGCACCACCAGCAGCGCCATCGGTGGCGAACTTCTAAACCTCCCACAGCAGATTCCGCCCCTTCTCGCCGCCCTGCGCCAAGTGGTAACCGGCAGTTTCTCGGTTAAACTGCGAGCGGGTTACGATCAACCGCGGCAAATTTTCAAGCTGCTGCCCCTCTTCGAGGATACCGGAGTCGATTTTCTGGTTCTACATCCCCGTACTGTTGTACAGAAATATTCAGGCGCCGCCGATCATAACATAACCGCCGAGGCAGTGCAGCACACCCGGCTGCCTATTATCGCCAACGGTGATATCACTACTGTCGCGCAGGGTCAGCAGCTATTAGAAAAGACCGGAATCGCCGGCTTGATGCTCGGTCGTGGCGCTCTGGCAGACCCAATGCTATTTTCCCGCTTACGGAATGAAGACTCAAACGTGCCAACCGCCATAGAGTTACGGCACAATGCATTATATTTATTAGGCAAACTGCTACCGAACTATCGCCAGCGTTACTGTGGTCAATCCCAGGTGCTCGCCAAACTGCGCAGCTTGTTGCCCTATCTGCAAGAAGTGGGATGCGAATCTCTTTGCGACGCATTACGTGGAGCAAAAACCCTCGAAGCCTTTGAGGCTCAACTCAAACGGATGGAGAACCCGTGAGCGAACTTGTCACCCTGGATTCGGCCTTGTTGCTTGAACTTGCGGAAATGCGCATGCCTTTTGGCAAGCATTGTGGGCAGCGCCTTATCGATCTGCCCGAGCCTTACGTCGTCTGGTTTTCCCAGCAGGGCTTTCCCGAGGGAAAACTTGGGCGCATGCTGCGGACTATTTATGAAATCAAACTCAACGGACTGGAATACCTTTTCGACCCCTTGCGCTGAAACGTGTTCATCCGTAGCTCAAAACATCCAGGCCAGGTCCCTTGTTGCCGCTTCTCCCCTTCGATTAAATTCAACCGGCTGCTCCACGCAAACCATGCTTTTAAAAGTCCGATATGTTAGAATTGCCCTTTCAACTGCAACGGCTGATTTGACTTTTGGCTTCGGCAGCCATTTTTACCAGATGTAGCAAAGGACCGATCATGGCACGAGACGTATATGTAGCTAACATTTCTTTTGAAGCCACGGAAGAAGACCTCCGCAATCTTTTCTCCGTATCGGGAACGGTGAAATCCGTACGCCTGCTCAACGACCCACGCACCGGCCTGTTCCGGGGTACAGCCTTTGTGCAAATGGCGAATGCCGCCCAGGCAAAGGATGCCATCGTCACCCTGGACGGTGCCCTTCTGATCAATCGGGTTATCAGCGTCACTGAAGCCCTGCCCAAAAAACCCCGGGAAGCCACAACCGATCGCGAACAGAACAATTCGCGGCGCAAAGATACCGGGAACAACCGCCGTAAACCGGGCCGCAAAAGTCCACGGAAATAACCTCGCATCGGGGCGGGGGCTGGCAATGGTCGTTTTCCTTAGAAGCCAGACCCACCATAACCTTCGTCTTGCGTGTACCCCCCACCTGAAACGCCATAAGCGTACCTACGTTCAATAAGCCGCTCTCAGGAGCGGCTCAATTCATTAAACAGCCATCGTAGCTGCTCCTATTCGTTACGCGGAAAGTCTATCTTATTGACATAGGTGTCGTCGCCCCGTTGGTTAAGTGGAGGTGGCAACCATCCTGGATCAAAAGGAAGAACTCTTTTAAGGAATACACTGAACACACTAAAACCTTTTAAATCTTCGGTGCTTTCCGTGTGTTCCGTGGACAGAAGCCCCTGATTATTCGATTGTTGAGGGATAAGGCTGTGGATTTTCTCCGTGGCCTCTGTGAGCTCCGTGTTGAAAACAATTGTATTTTTAATTATCGCCTTGAGCAAAATGCATAACCGAATATAAAAGTGGTGAGCACCTTTGTCGGGTGCTCACCACTTTGATCAGTTTACTTTATCAAGAGTGTTAAAAATTCCAGAATTCGTCGATTTCTTCCGGGGTGAAGTCCCAGACGGCGTTGTGCGGAGGAACCGGCTCATACTCGAAAAACTCGGGCAAACGATCATCGGCTTTAGTAAAGCCGGCGGCGTCGTTGAAGGCCTTTTCAGTCTTCAAAATGTACTTGCCGAGCTCAACGACGTCGTCGCCTGTAAGGCTGATGCCGTAGCGAGCGTTGATCATGTCGATCAGAGCCGGCAGACACTCGGGGATATCCAAAGCCGGAAAGGCGATGAAGATACACATACCGGTGCTGTCCACGGCAGCGGTAGCGATGGACAGGTTACGGGACAGTTCAACCTGTCCTTCCTTCTTCAGCGGATCGACGTGACCGCCAACCTGCAGGATGTTGGTAGCGATAGAATAACCGGCAGTGTGGTCGGCACCCATGGTGGAGGTAGCGTAGGTGATGCCGATCCCTTTAACCGAACGGGGGTCGTAAGCCGGGATGCCCTGCCCTTTGACAACCGGTACACGGGTCAGACCGTACGCATGGCCCACCGAAGCGGTGCCGTTACCGAGAATTCGACCGAGGGGTGTGGCCTTGCCGATTTCTTCGTTCATCACGCGCAGGGTTTCTTTGCCGTCACCCCACGGAATAACCCCGGCTTCCATGGCGACGGCGATCAATACAGCACCTTCGATGGAGTCGATGCCGATGTTGTCCATGGCGTTGTCGATACGGGCGCAGTCGTCGAGACTTTCGATCATGCAGTTGATGCCCAGCCCCCAGACAGTCTCATATTCGAAACCGGAGGTAATATATTCTTTGTTTTCGTCAACGTAGACCTGGGAGCACTGGATGATACAACCAGCGTGGCAACCGTGCTTGGTGTGGCCCCCGCGGCTGGAGATAATGTCGTGCATGGTCTCACCGGAAACCTTGTCGTGGTGCTCGCAGGAACCGTACATGAAGTTCTTGGTGGGCAGACCACCAGCTTCGTTCAAGATGTTGATCAGAACGTTGGTGCCGTAGATGGGCAGGCCTTCGCCGGTGACCGGATGATCGAGCATGGCCTTGGCGAAAACCTTGGCGGCAGCGCGGAACTTATCTTTATCGGCGATTTCAACCCGCTTGCCTTCGGAATCGTCGATGGTCATGCACTTGATTCCCTTAGAGCCCATAACCGCACCGAGACCGCCACGGCCGTGGCTGCGGATCTTGTGGTCGGGGTCTTTGACGGAGATGTTAGCAGCCATCAGGCGCTCTTCGCCGGGGATGCCGATGGAGCAAACACCGATTTTCGGACTATATTTCTCTTCCATCTTGGCGATGACATCAAAATTCTGCAGGCCTTTGAGGGCCGAAGCGTCGTGGAAGGTAACTCCGTCATTGTTAACGTGCAGCTCATACCACTTGCCCGCTTCCGGCTTATCTTCAATGATCATGGCCTTGATGCCAAGCTTGGCGAACTGCTGAGCGCTGGTACCGCCGGCGTTGGACTCTTTAATGCCGCCGGTCAGAGGACTCTTGGCGCCTGCCGACATACGACCGGACTGAGCGGCCGGGGTGCCGGTCAGAAGGCCGGGAGCGAAAACCAGCTTATTGTTAGGACCGAGAGGGTGGCAGGTGGGAGGTACTTCAGCTGCAACGATCGTGGAAGTCAGGCCTCGGCCGCCGAGGCCGGCCCAGGCTTCCGGTACATCTTCGATCTTACAGGTGAGGTCTTTCATGTTAACGCGAAAAATTCTGTTCATTTTTTGGACCTCCTT
Protein-coding sequences here:
- a CDS encoding serine/threonine protein kinase — its product is MTDKQHPFQALSPSFIMDAVESCGFVCDCRTLTLNSYENRVYQVGLEEGPPLIAKFYRPERWSDEQILEEHQFCFELMDHELPVVAPLMNDQGESLFIHGSFRFALYPRQGGHAPELDNLDNLLILGRLLGRIHGIGALRPFQHRPRLDSRSFGHDSVALISENFVPPETKANYDALTADLLQAIEAIFADTTDLRYIRAHGDCHSGNILWRDDAPHFVDFDDARMAPAIQDLWMMLSGDRSRQHAQLAELVEGYNEFFDFQPRELRLIEALRSLRILHFSAWLARRWNDPTFPHHFSWFNTPRYWGDHILELREQIAALNEPLLQLA
- a CDS encoding peptidylprolyl isomerase produces the protein MSNAHARHIMVATEEACIELKAKIEAGEDFAACATKHSKCPTGRRGGNLGIVKPGQLVTEVDEVVFNGELRTVHGPVKSEFGYHLIQVLSRTD
- a CDS encoding PolC-type DNA polymerase III, with the protein product MGEENLHQSDGGVVVFDFETSGMSPEQGDRAIEIGAVRLVGDRIVDRFQSLMNPGRFINSFIEDLTGISNAMVQEAPPAAEIMSQFFHFIGDSPLVAHNAAFDRRFLDAELALIGLRRRQEMACSLLVARRLYPEAPNHKLQTLVHYHDLPHKGTFHRALADAEMTAHLWRQMGYDIASTYGCGSVPFMILQGLSKVSKKQVDAYLRRYAADLGAKSR
- a CDS encoding tRNA-dihydrouridine synthase family protein — encoded protein: MPTDSTIINSPLPWRSNTKPLMLAPMQGLSNRGLRSLFIEWVRPDVVFSEFIRVAGGKRRNLRPTQIQDLAPHRRGVPLIAQLIGHQPDLLAEAAQALQDSGVGHINLNLGCPFGRTTSSAIGGELLNLPQQIPPLLAALRQVVTGSFSVKLRAGYDQPRQIFKLLPLFEDTGVDFLVLHPRTVVQKYSGAADHNITAEAVQHTRLPIIANGDITTVAQGQQLLEKTGIAGLMLGRGALADPMLFSRLRNEDSNVPTAIELRHNALYLLGKLLPNYRQRYCGQSQVLAKLRSLLPYLQEVGCESLCDALRGAKTLEAFEAQLKRMENP
- a CDS encoding DUF3820 family protein, producing MSELVTLDSALLLELAEMRMPFGKHCGQRLIDLPEPYVVWFSQQGFPEGKLGRMLRTIYEIKLNGLEYLFDPLR
- a CDS encoding RNA recognition motif domain-containing protein, with the translated sequence MARDVYVANISFEATEEDLRNLFSVSGTVKSVRLLNDPRTGLFRGTAFVQMANAAQAKDAIVTLDGALLINRVISVTEALPKKPREATTDREQNNSRRKDTGNNRRKPGRKSPRK
- a CDS encoding aldehyde ferredoxin oxidoreductase C-terminal domain-containing protein; amino-acid sequence: MNRIFRVNMKDLTCKIEDVPEAWAGLGGRGLTSTIVAAEVPPTCHPLGPNNKLVFAPGLLTGTPAAQSGRMSAGAKSPLTGGIKESNAGGTSAQQFAKLGIKAMIIEDKPEAGKWYELHVNNDGVTFHDASALKGLQNFDVIAKMEEKYSPKIGVCSIGIPGEERLMAANISVKDPDHKIRSHGRGGLGAVMGSKGIKCMTIDDSEGKRVEIADKDKFRAAAKVFAKAMLDHPVTGEGLPIYGTNVLINILNEAGGLPTKNFMYGSCEHHDKVSGETMHDIISSRGGHTKHGCHAGCIIQCSQVYVDENKEYITSGFEYETVWGLGINCMIESLDDCARIDNAMDNIGIDSIEGAVLIAVAMEAGVIPWGDGKETLRVMNEEIGKATPLGRILGNGTASVGHAYGLTRVPVVKGQGIPAYDPRSVKGIGITYATSTMGADHTAGYSIATNILQVGGHVDPLKKEGQVELSRNLSIATAAVDSTGMCIFIAFPALDIPECLPALIDMINARYGISLTGDDVVELGKYILKTEKAFNDAAGFTKADDRLPEFFEYEPVPPHNAVWDFTPEEIDEFWNF